In Pseudanabaena sp. FACHB-2040, the sequence CTAAGCCAGTTTCATTTTTGCCGCGTTTTTCGTCAAGCCATTGGCCTATCTCCCGGTGCTTATCAGACACAGCTGCAAATTGCTCAAGCCAAAAAACTGTTAGTGCAGGGGCTATCCGCTTCAGAAGTAGCCGTAACCACAGGATTTTACGATCAGAGCCACCTAAGCCGGCATTTCAAGCGCTTAGTGGGAGTCACCCCCAGACGCTACATCAAGAGCGCAAGAATTTCCTAGATTCACCAAAGGCATTGGTCTATTCTTGCTTTACCAAATTCTTGCGTTAGGAAAACCCGCCCAAAATCATGCCAGAAATTAGTCGTCGACATATGCTTGCGGCTGGAACAGCAGGCGTAGCAGGGTTTGCAGTTGTGGCAACTCAAGCGGCTCAAGCCAATCAAGATTCACCCGCCCCTCAAGTCAGCGCCAACCCTAACGGACGCTTTGCCGACAAAGTTGTGCTGATCACAGGAGCCACTTCAGGCATTGGCGAAGTAACAGCGCGGGCATTTGCTGCTAAGGGAGCCACAGTTCACTTCTGCGGTCGGCGGGAAGCACTGGGAGAGCAAATCGCCCAAAGTATTCGCGCCACAGGTGGCCGAGCCACTTACCAAAAAGCGGACGTCCGCATTGAAGACGACGTGAAAGCGTTTGTAGACGGCTGCTTGGAGCGGTATGGGCAACTTGATATCGCCTTTAACAATGCGGGTATTTTCGTCCCTACATCGGCAACCGTTGCCGACACCGACGTGGCCGCTTGGAACGACGTGATGACAACGAATGCAAGCGGGGTCTTCTACTCAATGAAGTACGAACTTCCGCCAATGGTGCGTCAGCAAAGCGGCGTTATTATCAACAACGCCTCTGTGTCTGGGCACGTTGCCTTTGGCACTATCTCTCCCTACACTGCCAGTAAACACGCCATCATCGGGCTAACCAAAGTTGCAGCCGTGGAATACGCAGCCCAGAACATTCGAGTTAACTCTATTTCTCCTGGGGCAGTCGATACGCCCCAGCTTGCCCAAGGTCTAAGAATTTTTGGGGCAACACCAGAGCAGGCAGCACAAGGCTATCCGATCAAACGAATTGTGGCACCCCAAGAGATCGCTAGCGTTGTCATGTGGTTAAGCGAATCAAGTTCCTGCGTTGTAGGCACTGATATTGATGTGACAGGCGGCTATTTAACGCAATAAGTTATACCAATTGCGAAAAAAGTGCTGCAGATAGGGGGAGGGAGAGCGGACGGGTAGATGAGTGGATGAGTGGATGAGTAGCGGCTAGTTAAAGAATTGGTGTTACACAGTTTTAGCCTCCTAGCCCTCCATCTTTTGGAAAAAAAGGAACAAAGCCCCAGAATATAACCTCTCCCCCTAGGCATACCCCTGCCAAAAGTAAGCAACAAGAAAGGAGATTCAAACGGCTAACAGAATTTGCACGCCCCACCCATCCACCCATCCACCCTTCTACCCCCACCTACCCTCAAGCTCTATCCCCAGCAGGAAACACCCTCAGCAGCAGGAGAGAGGTTGATTCAGGCTTTACCTGGTTAGCTAGAGAATAGTCTCTGCTATTGGCTTCAATGCAACACACAACCGCTACCCACGACCACGAACATCGCGAGAGAGAACGAATTCGGCGGCGGGATCTTCTCAATAGCCTAATGATTGGCACTGTGCTGGGTGCAATTTTGATTGGTGCTCCGGCTGGCTGGTTCGCCCACCGAGCCTATGCTCAGCAGCGAATGGCGCAGGTGCTCCTGTGCCGCCAGCAGAATTTTGGTCTTCCCGAAGCTCAGTTACAATCTCGTTGCGGCAATCCGCTCTAACGCACTCTATGAAATTTAGCTGGCTGCGCAGCCGTCGATTTTGGCTGCTGGTGCTGGTGGGTGTCTTAATTGCTGTGATTGGCAGTAGGCTACCTCTAGCTGAGTGGTTTGTTGCTGTCAACAGTGGTCTGGCATCACTGGGATCTTGGGCATTGCCTGCCTTTATCCTGGTGTATTTAATCGCAACTATTTTAGGCTTGCCCAATGTCCTGCTGATTTTGGTGGCGGGGTCGCTTTTTGGGCTGGTGCAGGGCGCGATCGCAGCTTCGATTGCCGATACGTTGGGT encodes:
- a CDS encoding SDR family oxidoreductase; the protein is MPEISRRHMLAAGTAGVAGFAVVATQAAQANQDSPAPQVSANPNGRFADKVVLITGATSGIGEVTARAFAAKGATVHFCGRREALGEQIAQSIRATGGRATYQKADVRIEDDVKAFVDGCLERYGQLDIAFNNAGIFVPTSATVADTDVAAWNDVMTTNASGVFYSMKYELPPMVRQQSGVIINNASVSGHVAFGTISPYTASKHAIIGLTKVAAVEYAAQNIRVNSISPGAVDTPQLAQGLRIFGATPEQAAQGYPIKRIVAPQEIASVVMWLSESSSCVVGTDIDVTGGYLTQ